From Xyrauchen texanus isolate HMW12.3.18 unplaced genomic scaffold, RBS_HiC_50CHRs HiC_scaffold_326, whole genome shotgun sequence, the proteins below share one genomic window:
- the ucp2 gene encoding mitochondrial uncoupling protein 2 produces MVGFKASEVPPTAAVKFIGAGTAACIADLFTFPLDTAKVRLQIQGETKGPANTCHGPVKYRGVFGTISTMVRVEGPRSLYSGLVAGLQRQMSFASVRIGLYDSVKQFYTKGSDHVGIGSRLMAGCTTGAMAVAVAQPTDVVKVRFQAQNSSGANKRYHGTMDAYRTIAKKEGIRGLWKGTGPNITRNAIVNCTELVTYDLIKDALLKSSLMTDDLPCHFTSAFGAGFCTTIIASPVDVVKTRYMNSANGQYSSALNCAVAMLTKEGPKAFYKGFMPSFLRLGSWNVVMFVTYEQLKRALMTARQNWVTL; encoded by the exons ATGGTTGGATTCAAAGCTAGTGAAGTACCCCCCACGGCCGCTGTGAAGTTTATTGGTGCAGGAACTGCAGCCTGCATTGCGGACCTCTTCACATTTCCACTGGACACTGCAAAAGTTCGGCTTCAG ATTCAAGGGGAGACCAAAGGTCCTGCTAACACCTGCCATGGTCCAGTGAAGTATCGTGGAGTGTTTGGTACGATCAGCACCATGGTGCGTGTTGAGGGGCCACGCAGTCTCTATAGCGGGCTGGTTGCGGGACTGCAGCGTCAAATGAGCTTTGCCTCTGTACGCATTGGGCTTTATGATTCTGTCAAGCAGTTCTACACCAAAGGCTCTGATC ATGTAGGGATTGGCAGTCGGCTGATGGCAGGCTGTACTACTGGAGCCATGGCAGTTGCTGTGGCCCAACCCACTGATGTGGTGAAGGTCCGATTTCAGGCTCAGAACAGCTCTGGGGCCAATAAACGTTACCATGGCACTATGGATGCATATCGGACCATTGCAAAGAAAGAGGGGATTCGTGGTTTGTGGAAAG GAACTGGCCCAAACATCACCCGCAATGCCATTGTAAACTGCACTGAGCTGGTGACTTATGACCTCATCAAAGATGCACTTCTGAAATCATCACTGATGACCG ATGATCTTCCCTGCCACTTTACATCTGCATTTGGGGCTGGTTTCTGCACCACAATTATTGCTTCTCCTGTGGATGTTGTGAAGACGAGATACATGAACTCCGCCAATGGCCAGTACAGCAGCGCCCTCAACTGTGCCGTAGCCATGCTGACTAAAGAGGGACCAAAGGCTTTTTACAAGGG ATTCATGCCATCTTTTCTGAGGCTGGGTTCCTGGAACGTGGTTATGTTTGTCACCTATGAGCAGC